One Panicum virgatum strain AP13 chromosome 9K, P.virgatum_v5, whole genome shotgun sequence genomic region harbors:
- the LOC120646929 gene encoding CASP-like protein 16, with translation MFASRPVVHPMEVAAAPANPAQQQQPQGVLMKDLPGMPGTPSGLALRVTQFLLAAVSLAVMSSTSDFASVTAFCYLIAAAILQCVWSLSVAIVDIYALLVKRCLRNRRLVAFFAIGDLIACGVIFSGACAAAGITVLIAQDLLMCSENHCSSFQTAVSMAFMCSFSLAPSFVLNFWSTAFAYRVVAAG, from the exons ATGTTCGCGAGCCGGCCGGTGGTGCACCcgatggaggtggcggcggcgcccgcgaacccggcgcagcagcagcagccgcagggcGTGCTGATGAAGGACCTGCCCGGGATGCCGGGGACGCCCAGCGGGCTCGCGCTCCGCGTCACGCagttcctcctcgccgccgtctcgcTCGCCGTCATGTCATCCACCAGCGACTTCGCCTCCGTCACCGCCTTCTG CTACCTTATTGCAGCAGCTATTTTGCAATGTGTTTGGAGCCTGTCAGTAGCCATTGTGGACATATACGCACTGCTTGTCAAACGCTGTTTACGAAACCGTCGGCTTGTTGCTTTCTTTGCCATTGGAGATTTG ATCGCATGTGGAGTAATCTTCTCTGGAGCATGCGCTGCAGCAGGAATCACCGTCTTGATCGCCCAGGATCTGCTAATGTGCTCGGAGAACCACTGTTCTAGTTTTCAGACTGCAGTATCGATGGCATTCATGTGTTCGTTTTCTCTCGCACCATCCTTTGTGCTGAACTTTTGGTCGACCGCATTCGCATATCGCGTCGTAGCAGCAGGATAG